One region of Paraburkholderia acidiphila genomic DNA includes:
- a CDS encoding helix-turn-helix domain-containing protein, producing the protein MASTRKPRAAPADALPDASASAAAGAQPASTVPAAAPPRVGEQIQRLRSERKMTLDDLSRAAGVSKSMLSEIERDKANPTIAVAWRLTNALGVKLDSLFAAPKAPEAIAVAGPHDIPTLHGHDAGYQLRVWGPIELAGNFEWYELTLKPGGALVSAAHEPGTREHLTVLQGSIEVEAAGAKERLKAADTARYIADQPHAIRNAGKGEARALLVVIHG; encoded by the coding sequence ATGGCAAGCACCCGCAAACCGCGCGCCGCACCGGCGGACGCCCTTCCTGACGCGAGCGCATCGGCAGCAGCAGGCGCGCAGCCTGCATCGACCGTACCCGCCGCCGCGCCGCCACGCGTGGGCGAGCAGATCCAGCGGCTGCGCAGCGAGCGCAAGATGACACTCGACGACCTCTCGCGCGCGGCTGGCGTCTCAAAATCCATGCTATCGGAAATCGAGCGCGACAAGGCGAACCCGACCATCGCGGTGGCCTGGCGGCTCACGAATGCGCTGGGCGTGAAGCTCGATTCGCTGTTCGCCGCACCGAAGGCGCCCGAGGCGATTGCCGTCGCCGGGCCACACGACATCCCGACGCTGCATGGTCACGACGCCGGTTACCAGTTGCGCGTGTGGGGGCCGATCGAACTGGCCGGCAACTTCGAATGGTATGAATTGACGCTCAAGCCGGGCGGGGCGCTGGTTTCGGCCGCGCACGAACCGGGCACGCGCGAACATCTCACGGTGTTGCAGGGAAGCATCGAGGTCGAAGCGGCTGGCGCGAAAGAACGCCTGAAGGCCGCGGACACGGCGCGCTATATCGCCGACCAGCCGCATGCCATCCGCAACGCTGGCAAGGGGGAGGCGCGCGCGCTGCTGGTGGTGATTCACGGCTGA
- a CDS encoding DUF2471 family protein, which produces MSLPTELPREHDLAALRFQAAARDLELIVRNIAQRYIARQVPLTWRLLHAIEAEALADLGFASRHDALMLGLFQRPGDLAWPETDETVDFGQSNALPAVFAFAVSAYERAAQSAEESRRRVRRNDAVRRARAWGG; this is translated from the coding sequence ATGTCCCTCCCAACCGAACTGCCGCGCGAGCACGACCTGGCGGCCTTGCGCTTTCAGGCCGCCGCACGCGACCTCGAACTCATCGTGCGCAATATTGCGCAGCGCTATATCGCGCGGCAGGTGCCGCTCACCTGGCGGCTGCTGCACGCCATCGAAGCAGAAGCCCTTGCTGATCTCGGCTTCGCCAGCCGCCACGACGCCCTCATGCTTGGCCTCTTTCAACGGCCGGGCGACCTTGCCTGGCCGGAGACCGACGAAACCGTCGACTTCGGGCAATCCAACGCGCTGCCGGCCGTATTCGCATTTGCGGTGTCAGCTTACGAGCGTGCCGCGCAAAGTGCGGAAGAATCGCGCCGGCGGGTAAGACGCAACGACGCCGTGCGGCGTGCCAGGGCCTGGGGCGGCTAA
- a CDS encoding tyrosine-type recombinase/integrase: MASSTSSRDLFDQQRQDWQRDPIAAFDAWLASQDLRRSSAEVYRVQWGRFLEWLALKRKTVMTVDTSTIAEFVASLDVKKPQRLRYLRLIERVLDHVREIELASTNPARFIAQDGEAAWRNARENEPTGFLTPVERAAIIGQLFSPLVEPSAAKRWRERRDRALVAIFLGGGLKTGDAIALTLDCVAIGSEWVTIEAANPAFTRVTRLTPFAVDVLGAWLEARRLAGLPGQLVFPGSPSGRPMHKATVLRAIDALMENAGVADTRAERASPQTLRNTFAADLFERGVDTDQVGQWLGFLQPISAGRLHRAWKTWAEREATQHISEESDKA; this comes from the coding sequence ATGGCGTCCTCCACTTCCTCACGCGACCTCTTCGACCAACAGCGCCAGGACTGGCAGCGTGACCCCATTGCCGCGTTCGACGCATGGCTTGCTTCGCAGGACTTGCGCCGGTCGTCCGCCGAGGTCTACCGCGTGCAGTGGGGACGGTTTCTGGAATGGCTCGCGCTCAAGCGCAAGACGGTCATGACCGTGGATACCAGCACGATTGCTGAATTCGTCGCGAGCCTCGACGTGAAGAAGCCGCAGCGTCTTCGCTACCTGCGGCTCATCGAGCGTGTGCTCGATCACGTACGCGAAATCGAACTCGCCTCCACGAACCCGGCGCGCTTCATCGCCCAGGACGGCGAAGCGGCGTGGCGCAACGCACGCGAAAACGAGCCGACGGGTTTTCTTACGCCGGTTGAGCGCGCCGCGATCATCGGCCAGTTGTTTTCGCCGCTGGTCGAGCCCTCTGCCGCGAAACGATGGCGCGAACGCCGCGACCGGGCACTCGTCGCCATCTTCCTCGGCGGCGGATTGAAAACGGGTGACGCCATCGCGCTCACGCTCGACTGCGTGGCGATCGGCTCGGAATGGGTCACGATCGAAGCCGCCAACCCGGCATTCACGCGCGTCACGCGACTGACGCCGTTTGCCGTCGACGTGCTCGGCGCCTGGCTCGAAGCGCGCAGACTGGCCGGACTGCCGGGACAACTGGTGTTTCCGGGCTCGCCGTCCGGACGTCCCATGCACAAGGCCACTGTGCTACGCGCCATCGACGCATTGATGGAAAACGCCGGCGTGGCCGATACGCGCGCCGAGCGCGCCAGTCCGCAAACCTTGCGCAACACGTTCGCGGCGGACCTGTTCGAGCGCGGCGTGGATACGGATCAGGTAGGGCAGTGGCTCGGTTTCCTGCAGCCGATCTCCGCGGGGCGGCTGCATCGCGCATGGAAAACGTGGGCGGAACGCGAGGCGACGCAACACATTTCGGAGGAAAGCGACAAGGCATGA
- a CDS encoding DNA-binding protein translates to MRDQDRQAIREEVENLRNNGARRQELSLHACKRLFFDFEIKPSMAAVRELTQTGSASDIPKDIDLFWQRIRATSKVRVGAGAIPPALEERAGELLGALFEEALARAADALQAERTEFETGRRDAEQATREAEARRSAADEMLKRSEARVEAAYERVRELEGQLAAASAHGAVARGNREVLVQRLETENEALRKRVETEQTTNAGLRDRIDGLHEDMRKSTEHYAQQIKDALAEAERRVKPMLVELDSLRSMSSTWQAVQRDASKKEFDFIQQLATAKARADRLDVVLRERSDEVDALTRQVTALRGQQGLDASIAAVLCSLAAAGRLGETELASLGTSVDGHVALPARCPNCHEGEPELSEVDDGFEFLCPECEHTSGTGASKLAAYARFMAGKHSHEQAS, encoded by the coding sequence ATGCGAGACCAGGACCGCCAGGCAATCCGAGAAGAAGTCGAGAATTTGCGCAACAACGGTGCGCGTAGGCAGGAGCTTTCCTTGCATGCGTGCAAACGCTTGTTCTTCGATTTCGAAATCAAGCCGTCGATGGCTGCCGTTCGTGAATTGACCCAGACCGGGAGTGCGAGCGACATCCCCAAAGACATCGATCTTTTCTGGCAGCGCATTCGCGCGACGTCAAAAGTGCGTGTGGGCGCTGGGGCGATTCCGCCCGCACTTGAAGAACGCGCCGGCGAACTGCTTGGCGCGCTTTTTGAGGAAGCGCTGGCTCGCGCAGCCGATGCGCTGCAGGCCGAACGCACGGAATTCGAGACCGGTCGCCGCGATGCCGAGCAGGCGACGCGAGAGGCCGAAGCCCGCCGCTCGGCCGCCGACGAAATGCTCAAACGCAGCGAAGCGCGCGTGGAAGCGGCCTATGAACGGGTGCGCGAACTCGAGGGCCAGCTTGCCGCGGCGTCCGCCCACGGCGCCGTCGCACGCGGCAACCGCGAGGTGCTGGTACAGCGTCTGGAAACGGAAAACGAGGCGCTGCGCAAGCGGGTCGAGACGGAACAGACGACGAACGCGGGGTTGCGCGATCGTATCGACGGCCTGCATGAAGACATGCGTAAGAGCACCGAGCACTATGCGCAACAGATCAAGGATGCGCTTGCCGAGGCCGAACGTCGCGTCAAACCCATGCTGGTCGAACTGGATTCGTTGCGCTCGATGTCGTCGACCTGGCAGGCCGTTCAGCGCGATGCCAGCAAGAAGGAATTCGATTTCATCCAGCAACTGGCCACGGCGAAGGCCCGCGCCGACCGTCTGGACGTCGTGCTGCGCGAACGGTCCGACGAAGTGGACGCGCTCACGCGGCAGGTCACGGCATTGCGCGGGCAGCAAGGACTCGACGCGTCGATCGCGGCCGTGCTCTGTTCGCTCGCCGCGGCCGGCCGGCTGGGCGAAACCGAACTGGCAAGCCTGGGCACCTCGGTCGATGGCCACGTCGCGTTGCCCGCCCGTTGCCCTAACTGTCACGAAGGGGAACCGGAGTTGTCCGAAGTGGACGATGGTTTCGAATTCTTGTGCCCCGAGTGCGAGCACACGTCGGGAACTGGGGCGTCGAAGCTTGCGGCGTACGCGCGCTTCATGGCAGGCAAGCATTCGCACGAACAGGCCTCGTAA
- a CDS encoding replication initiation protein, which produces MATKRVKKTDVVSPSSAELRKAVEAIAIQPKSGKITLLTRKLFNVLLAVAQQADESGDTYRALLSDIVANSAFDSNDTALVKEHLRRMVSVQVEWSQGTSSQKPGRKWGISTLIADAEILEDPQTRRVWVEFSFAPKIKKKLLDPVQYARLSLQFQSQLRSSAGLALYEICVRYLTNPSHLTMRETWEWWRPILSGTPDTEAGDEAKREYKYFKRDYLRPAIAEVNAVTNIFVELIEHREGRRVAEIQFRVTERKQPMLALDEHPNVFDSTLVDRMVKIGIPLKEAQSLYADSEENRIRAALQLTEQRMRSTSLPPVRSAAALFKDALKKGYAPPVETAAGATPAVGRGASAAVAADDPKARLLDEYAAYRRKEARSLYEEQGDMERELARQSFETDELPGLGSHLRDDWRRRGLESKLADTAFFDWLARKTWGEPTDGDLLAFTLSQTRAA; this is translated from the coding sequence ATGGCCACGAAGCGCGTGAAAAAGACCGATGTGGTAAGCCCCAGCTCGGCGGAATTGCGCAAGGCCGTCGAGGCGATCGCGATCCAGCCGAAGAGCGGCAAGATCACCCTGCTGACCCGCAAGCTCTTCAACGTCCTGCTGGCGGTCGCCCAGCAGGCCGACGAGTCCGGCGATACCTACCGGGCGCTGCTTTCCGACATCGTCGCCAACTCGGCGTTCGATTCGAACGATACGGCGCTCGTGAAGGAGCACCTGCGCCGTATGGTGTCGGTGCAGGTCGAATGGAGCCAGGGCACGTCGAGCCAGAAGCCTGGCCGCAAGTGGGGGATTTCCACGCTGATCGCGGATGCGGAAATTCTCGAGGACCCGCAAACCCGTCGCGTCTGGGTGGAGTTCTCGTTCGCGCCGAAGATCAAGAAGAAGCTACTGGATCCGGTCCAGTACGCCCGTCTGAGCCTGCAGTTCCAGAGCCAGTTGCGCAGCAGCGCGGGCCTTGCGCTCTACGAGATCTGCGTACGCTATCTGACCAACCCCAGCCATCTGACGATGCGCGAGACCTGGGAGTGGTGGCGCCCGATCCTTTCCGGTACCCCTGATACTGAAGCCGGCGACGAAGCCAAACGCGAGTACAAGTATTTCAAGCGCGATTATCTGCGGCCCGCCATTGCCGAAGTCAACGCGGTGACGAACATCTTCGTCGAATTGATCGAGCATCGCGAAGGGCGCCGTGTCGCCGAAATCCAGTTTCGCGTGACCGAGCGCAAGCAGCCGATGCTCGCGCTCGACGAACATCCGAATGTGTTCGACAGCACCCTCGTCGACCGCATGGTGAAGATCGGCATTCCGCTCAAGGAAGCGCAGTCGCTGTACGCTGACAGCGAGGAAAACCGCATTCGCGCCGCGTTGCAATTGACCGAACAGCGTATGCGCAGCACGAGCTTGCCGCCGGTGCGCAGCGCTGCGGCGTTGTTCAAGGACGCCCTGAAGAAGGGCTATGCGCCGCCGGTCGAGACGGCAGCGGGCGCCACGCCGGCCGTTGGCCGCGGTGCATCGGCAGCGGTTGCAGCCGACGATCCGAAGGCCCGACTGCTCGATGAATACGCGGCCTATCGGCGCAAGGAAGCCCGCTCGCTCTACGAGGAGCAGGGCGATATGGAGCGCGAGCTTGCGCGTCAGTCGTTCGAGACGGATGAACTGCCGGGGCTGGGTTCGCATTTGCGCGATGACTGGCGTCGTCGCGGACTGGAATCGAAACTGGCCGATACGGCGTTTTTCGACTGGCTCGCGCGCAAGACCTGGGGCGAACCGACTGACGGCGATCTGCTCGCGTTCACGCTGAGCCAGACGCGCGCGGCCTGA
- a CDS encoding ParB/RepB/Spo0J family partition protein, with translation MKPSQFAKGFQARPDTTSSEKRTALDRLNAIDGLVQDKPKTQEVAGRSSQPALVTGFDSAVEPVRDEAPGLENESAEYHAWRVAHGYRPGQIIELPLKDIKPSPFNPRHFYLKTSIAELAVNLAKQGQQQAIHVIPDYAVPGSYYVSDGGRRVRALKEANKEVVKAIVVDLPIGIQSYKLGYDLNVQRDSQTVFDNAVVWKRFIDEKHFQSQRELADHLGLDESTVAVALSIGKLPELVMQEMVARPDRFGSNMAYQVGRYHGARGTDATLRLINRIVADDLSTRQVADIVKGRASAQESPKPAGRQRYAQRLEIKLDGVAVGDLKSYGDDRLELRLKGLAKDRRDAILQQIEQILKTK, from the coding sequence ATGAAACCCTCCCAATTCGCCAAAGGCTTTCAGGCTCGGCCTGATACGACGAGCAGCGAAAAGCGCACTGCACTCGACCGCCTCAACGCCATCGACGGGCTCGTCCAGGACAAGCCAAAAACCCAAGAAGTTGCCGGGCGTTCGAGTCAGCCTGCCCTTGTGACTGGCTTTGATTCTGCGGTCGAGCCCGTTCGCGATGAAGCGCCTGGCCTCGAAAACGAGTCGGCCGAATACCACGCCTGGCGCGTCGCACACGGCTATCGTCCGGGGCAGATCATCGAATTGCCGCTCAAGGACATCAAGCCGAGCCCCTTCAATCCGCGCCACTTTTATCTGAAGACCTCGATCGCAGAACTGGCTGTCAATCTCGCGAAGCAAGGCCAGCAGCAGGCGATCCACGTGATTCCTGACTACGCGGTGCCGGGCAGCTACTACGTGAGCGATGGCGGCCGTCGCGTGCGTGCGCTGAAAGAAGCAAACAAGGAAGTCGTCAAGGCAATCGTCGTCGATCTGCCGATCGGCATTCAAAGCTACAAGCTCGGTTACGACCTGAACGTTCAGCGCGATTCGCAAACCGTGTTCGATAACGCGGTGGTGTGGAAGCGATTTATCGACGAAAAGCATTTTCAGAGTCAGCGCGAACTGGCCGATCACCTCGGCCTCGACGAATCGACCGTTGCCGTTGCGCTGTCGATCGGCAAGTTGCCGGAACTGGTCATGCAGGAAATGGTGGCGCGCCCGGACCGGTTTGGCTCGAACATGGCCTATCAGGTCGGCCGTTATCATGGTGCGCGCGGCACGGACGCGACGCTGCGTCTCATCAACCGCATCGTCGCCGACGACCTCAGCACGCGTCAGGTCGCGGATATCGTAAAAGGCCGGGCGAGCGCGCAGGAAAGCCCGAAGCCGGCTGGGCGACAACGCTACGCGCAACGGCTGGAGATCAAACTGGACGGTGTGGCCGTCGGTGACCTGAAGTCATATGGCGACGACCGCCTCGAGTTACGCCTGAAGGGACTCGCAAAAGATCGACGCGACGCAATTCTTCAGCAGATCGAGCAGATCCTGAAGACGAAATAA
- the parA gene encoding ParA family partition ATPase translates to MAAEIIAVTQQKGGVGKSTIAMHLGAAFHEKGKRVLVVDADGQNTLVHWASASADGDTGIPFPVVNLSEAGGQIHREIKKFVNDYDVIVVDCPPSITEKVSGVVLLAATVAVIPTSSSPADYWSSVGLVKLIQQAQVMNEDLRAVFLLNKTEEKRMLTRELKRALEELGFPLLRTQIPTREAYKQAMALGQTVLQMNDRGARLAAVEVRACADEIAAMLP, encoded by the coding sequence TTGGCAGCAGAGATAATCGCAGTCACGCAGCAGAAGGGCGGGGTCGGCAAGAGCACGATCGCGATGCATCTCGGCGCGGCCTTCCACGAGAAGGGAAAGCGGGTGCTCGTCGTGGATGCCGATGGTCAAAATACGCTGGTCCATTGGGCCAGTGCGTCAGCCGATGGTGACACCGGAATCCCGTTCCCGGTCGTCAACCTCTCCGAAGCCGGCGGCCAAATCCACCGGGAGATCAAGAAGTTCGTCAACGACTACGACGTGATCGTGGTGGACTGCCCGCCGTCGATCACGGAGAAGGTCTCCGGCGTGGTGTTGCTCGCCGCTACCGTCGCCGTCATTCCGACTTCGTCCTCTCCGGCCGATTACTGGTCGAGTGTTGGTCTCGTGAAGCTCATCCAGCAGGCACAGGTCATGAACGAAGATCTGCGCGCCGTATTCCTGCTGAACAAGACCGAAGAGAAGCGCATGCTGACGCGCGAACTGAAGCGTGCTCTTGAAGAACTCGGTTTCCCACTGCTTAGAACGCAGATTCCCACACGTGAGGCGTACAAGCAGGCAATGGCGTTAGGCCAGACAGTGCTGCAAATGAACGACCGCGGCGCCCGCCTCGCCGCAGTGGAAGTGCGCGCATGCGCCGACGAAATCGCGGCCATGCTCCCCTGA
- the arsC gene encoding arsenate reductase (glutaredoxin) (This arsenate reductase requires both glutathione and glutaredoxin to convert arsenate to arsenite, after which the efflux transporter formed by ArsA and ArsB can extrude the arsenite from the cell, providing resistance.) — translation MITIYHNPRCSKSRAACELVSNAKANEPVEVIEYLKQPLTVDQLKALHAMLGGPLLDMIRTGETEYTELGLDAPGVTDDQLYEAIVRHPILLQRPIVVRDGRAVIGRPTENVAALLG, via the coding sequence ATGATCACGATCTACCACAACCCCCGCTGCTCCAAGTCCCGTGCCGCTTGCGAGCTGGTGTCCAACGCTAAGGCGAACGAGCCAGTCGAGGTGATTGAATACCTGAAGCAGCCGCTCACCGTCGACCAACTGAAGGCGCTGCATGCGATGCTGGGCGGCCCGCTGCTCGACATGATCCGCACCGGTGAAACCGAGTACACGGAGCTTGGTCTCGATGCGCCCGGCGTGACGGATGATCAGTTATACGAAGCAATTGTGCGACACCCGATTCTCCTGCAACGCCCCATCGTCGTACGCGACGGCCGCGCCGTGATCGGCCGGCCAACCGAAAACGTCGCGGCGCTGCTCGGTTGA
- a CDS encoding NADPH-dependent FMN reductase, protein MAYKIAVVVGSLRKDSFNRQLAHAVTSLAPADFTFEYLDIGVLPLYSQEYDADYPEVARRFKQQIEAVDGLLFVTPEYNRSIPGGLKNALDWGSRPWGTNSWRGKPGAVLGTSLGATGTALAQQHLRNVLAYLDVALLGQPEMFIKHDASRINEKGEIVSEDTRKFLQGFVDTYVAWVKRQLGR, encoded by the coding sequence ATGGCCTACAAGATCGCAGTGGTGGTTGGCAGTCTGCGCAAGGATTCATTCAACCGGCAACTCGCGCACGCGGTGACGTCGCTTGCCCCCGCTGATTTCACTTTCGAGTATCTCGACATCGGTGTGCTGCCGCTCTACAGCCAGGAATACGACGCCGACTATCCCGAGGTAGCGCGCCGCTTCAAGCAGCAGATCGAGGCCGTCGACGGGCTGCTCTTCGTCACGCCCGAATACAACCGCTCGATCCCGGGCGGGCTGAAAAACGCGCTTGACTGGGGTTCGCGGCCATGGGGCACGAATTCGTGGCGCGGCAAGCCGGGCGCGGTGCTCGGTACGTCGCTGGGGGCGACCGGCACGGCGCTGGCGCAACAACATCTGCGTAACGTGCTCGCCTATCTCGACGTCGCGCTGCTCGGTCAGCCTGAGATGTTCATCAAACACGACGCGAGCCGCATCAACGAGAAAGGCGAGATCGTCAGCGAGGACACACGCAAGTTCCTGCAAGGCTTCGTCGATACGTACGTAGCGTGGGTCAAGCGCCAACTCGGCCGTTGA
- a CDS encoding hybrid sensor histidine kinase/response regulator codes for MIADRPERPEERPSPPPPADDAPFPAAPGHDFTVRRRTLLALLVAAIVLPCIYVAAMAYNDLRAREADATDTTLRTVRVAEEHALKVFDMNEALDARVVDLVRGLSDDGIRASEAQIHEKLDAIGGGYPQVAAVSIFGGDGDLLASSRYSPPPPVSIAARDDFTGIRDGRVIDHVSRVMQGQVSGETVFNMGVARLNEAGEFAGLVSVALRPGYFSSFYRDLLGPDSPMSLGLVRSDGTILAFDPPPRADASVITPRSPLAAALLRGTESGVVRMHSSLLDSNVILAFRRVGAYPVYVTCAYRTPAIWAAWYRHLSVLIISMFTPSIALWCVIWLSLRRLAAEEEAWERWQAEASMRRSIESAYRQSRKMEALGNLVGSVAHDFNNLLMIVSANVQIARRRGAAGFERELSAVERALKSGQSLTRQLLGVARKQPLRNETIHVGRWLPAARELLRASLGAKVSLVVEVDDDVWPVLVDVAEFELALINLAVNARDAMPNGGRFTVRARNISFRPDEGFPLDGDFVHVALEDTGTGMPPDVLARAFEPLYTTKSKGTGTGLGLPQVFAFCERTGGLAAIDSAIGAGTTVHLYLPRSLAEPPAQRPGEPREESAQVHHGLNVLLVEDNDEVAAGTEALLQMMGHRVTCASDAASALQRVEAPLAEGEHAPRFDLVLSDIHMPGTMNGIDLAEALQGLEPELPVILVTGYAEELERTRNADVRVLSKPFDIALLEKMLEAIREDRQARAKREHDATLQSPRA; via the coding sequence ATGATTGCTGACCGGCCCGAGCGGCCAGAAGAACGCCCCTCCCCGCCCCCTCCCGCCGACGACGCGCCGTTTCCGGCCGCGCCAGGCCACGACTTCACGGTGCGCCGGCGCACGCTGCTCGCGCTGCTCGTCGCGGCAATCGTGCTGCCGTGCATCTACGTGGCCGCCATGGCCTACAACGACCTGCGCGCGCGCGAAGCCGACGCCACCGACACCACGCTGCGCACCGTACGCGTGGCCGAAGAGCACGCGCTCAAGGTGTTCGACATGAACGAGGCGCTCGACGCGCGCGTGGTGGATCTCGTGCGCGGCCTGAGCGACGACGGCATCCGCGCCAGCGAGGCGCAGATCCACGAGAAACTCGACGCGATCGGCGGCGGCTATCCGCAGGTGGCCGCCGTGTCGATTTTCGGCGGCGACGGCGACCTGCTCGCGAGCAGCCGCTACTCGCCGCCGCCGCCGGTATCCATCGCCGCGCGCGACGACTTCACCGGCATCCGCGACGGCCGCGTGATCGACCACGTCTCGCGCGTAATGCAGGGCCAGGTGAGCGGCGAGACCGTGTTCAACATGGGCGTGGCGCGCCTGAACGAAGCAGGCGAATTCGCGGGTCTCGTCTCGGTCGCCTTGCGCCCCGGCTATTTCAGCTCGTTCTACCGCGACCTGCTCGGCCCCGATTCGCCGATGTCGCTCGGCCTCGTGCGCAGCGACGGCACGATCCTCGCCTTCGATCCGCCGCCGCGCGCCGACGCCTCGGTCATCACGCCGCGCTCGCCGCTTGCCGCCGCGCTGTTGCGCGGCACGGAGTCCGGCGTCGTGCGCATGCATTCCAGCCTGCTCGACAGCAACGTGATCCTCGCGTTCCGGCGCGTGGGCGCCTACCCCGTCTACGTGACCTGCGCGTATCGCACGCCGGCGATCTGGGCGGCCTGGTACCGGCACCTGAGCGTGCTCATCATCTCGATGTTTACGCCGTCGATCGCGCTGTGGTGCGTGATCTGGCTTTCGCTGCGGCGCCTCGCCGCCGAAGAGGAGGCGTGGGAGCGCTGGCAAGCCGAAGCCTCGATGCGCCGCTCGATCGAATCCGCCTACCGGCAATCGCGCAAGATGGAAGCGCTCGGCAACCTCGTGGGCAGCGTCGCGCACGACTTCAACAACCTGCTGATGATCGTGTCGGCCAACGTGCAGATCGCGCGGCGGCGCGGCGCGGCGGGCTTCGAGCGCGAACTCTCGGCGGTCGAGCGCGCGCTCAAGAGCGGCCAGTCGCTCACGCGCCAGTTGCTCGGCGTGGCGCGCAAGCAGCCGCTGCGCAACGAGACGATCCACGTGGGACGCTGGCTGCCGGCGGCGCGCGAGCTGTTGCGCGCGTCGCTCGGCGCGAAGGTGTCGCTCGTCGTCGAAGTCGATGACGACGTGTGGCCCGTGCTCGTCGATGTGGCCGAATTCGAGCTTGCGCTCATCAATCTCGCCGTGAATGCGCGCGACGCAATGCCCAACGGTGGCCGCTTCACCGTGCGGGCGCGCAACATCAGCTTCCGGCCCGATGAAGGTTTTCCGCTCGACGGCGACTTCGTGCACGTCGCGCTCGAAGACACCGGCACCGGCATGCCGCCGGACGTGCTCGCGCGCGCGTTCGAGCCGCTTTACACGACCAAATCGAAGGGCACAGGCACCGGCCTCGGCCTGCCGCAGGTGTTCGCGTTCTGCGAGCGCACCGGCGGCCTCGCCGCGATCGACAGCGCAATCGGCGCCGGCACGACGGTGCATCTGTATCTGCCGCGCTCCCTCGCCGAACCGCCCGCGCAGCGTCCGGGCGAGCCGCGCGAGGAGAGCGCCCAGGTGCATCACGGGCTGAACGTGCTGCTCGTTGAGGACAACGACGAAGTCGCGGCCGGCACCGAGGCACTCCTGCAGATGATGGGCCACCGCGTGACCTGCGCAAGCGACGCCGCGAGCGCGTTGCAACGGGTCGAAGCGCCGCTTGCCGAGGGCGAGCACGCGCCGCGCTTCGACCTCGTGCTTTCCGACATCCACATGCCGGGGACGATGAACGGCATCGATCTGGCCGAGGCGCTGCAGGGGCTCGAGCCGGAGCTGCCCGTGATCCTCGTGACGGGCTACGCGGAGGAACTCGAGCGCACGCGCAATGCCGACGTACGTGTGCTGTCGAAGCCGTTCGACATCGCGCTGCTGGAGAAAATGCTCGAAGCGATTCGCGAGGACCGCCAGGCGCGTGCGAAGCGCGAGCACGACGCGACGCTCCAGAGCCCGCGGGCATGA
- a CDS encoding response regulator, translating into MSLPIVIADDSLLARKVLTKALPEDWDVSISYATNGHEALAHYRAGRAAVMFLDLTMPDMTGFQVLEALQHEDLNTFVIVVSADVQPRARERVQALGAAAFVAKPVTQEALLPILKEYGLYA; encoded by the coding sequence ATGTCCTTGCCCATCGTGATCGCCGATGACTCGCTGTTAGCCCGCAAGGTGCTCACGAAGGCGCTGCCCGAGGACTGGGACGTTTCGATTTCGTACGCGACGAACGGACACGAAGCGCTTGCGCATTACCGCGCCGGTCGTGCGGCTGTCATGTTTCTCGACCTCACGATGCCCGACATGACGGGCTTCCAGGTCCTCGAAGCATTGCAGCACGAAGACCTGAACACGTTCGTGATCGTCGTTTCAGCGGACGTCCAGCCTCGTGCCCGCGAGCGCGTGCAGGCGCTCGGCGCGGCGGCGTTCGTCGCAAAGCCGGTAACCCAGGAGGCGCTGCTGCCCATCCTGAAGGAGTACGGGTTGTATGCCTGA